The following coding sequences are from one Candidatus Nitrohelix vancouverensis window:
- a CDS encoding leucyl aminopeptidase, whose translation MIPIKIKTDSALAHKTDCLVFFCRKEERPGGVLKDLDKKLNGALASAYKDQRFEGNAGQILWLETLGHLDARAVALVGLGEAKDAKLEAVRQGAGSLAAQAKKNKSKTVSFLMPTTGELKGFDASLKGAAIAGAASEGALLGLYSFDEYKSKDKKDKKDKDASVQSLVLLTTSAAQAETRKAASRASLVAQAVYTTRDLGAHPGNTATPTYLAKEAQRLARAHKMTCKILKQKDMEKLGMGSLLGVSRGSNEPPAFIILEHWGAGKSKAPTLVVGKGVTFDTGGISLKPGASMDEMKMDMMGGAATIGLMQAVASLNLKCNVVGIVPAVENMPDGLAIKPGDILKSMSGKTIEVLNTDAEGRLILADALTYATTKYKPRAVVDMATLTGAVLMALGHHAAAVVDTDAALAQELIDSGERTGERAWRMPLWDEYEKGVKSDIADLKNIASPGVGAGTILGGAFLKQFVEGDVPWAHLDIAGVAWGDGKPYNPSKGPSGFGVRLLVDYLEHLKD comes from the coding sequence ATGATTCCTATAAAGATAAAAACCGATTCCGCGCTGGCGCACAAGACCGACTGCCTCGTTTTCTTCTGCCGTAAAGAGGAACGCCCCGGCGGCGTATTGAAAGATCTCGATAAAAAACTCAACGGCGCTCTCGCCAGCGCTTACAAGGACCAGCGTTTTGAAGGCAACGCAGGCCAAATCCTCTGGCTGGAAACTCTCGGCCATCTGGACGCGCGCGCGGTCGCTCTGGTGGGCCTCGGCGAAGCGAAGGACGCCAAACTGGAAGCGGTTCGCCAGGGCGCCGGAAGTCTGGCGGCGCAAGCGAAGAAGAACAAGAGCAAAACCGTCTCTTTCCTCATGCCAACGACAGGCGAACTGAAAGGCTTTGACGCTTCACTGAAAGGCGCCGCCATCGCGGGCGCGGCTTCCGAAGGGGCTTTGCTCGGCCTGTACTCTTTCGACGAGTACAAAAGCAAAGATAAAAAGGACAAAAAAGACAAGGACGCTTCGGTGCAATCGCTGGTTCTGTTGACGACAAGCGCGGCTCAGGCGGAAACGCGCAAGGCCGCGTCACGCGCATCCCTGGTTGCGCAAGCCGTTTACACCACGCGCGATCTTGGCGCGCATCCCGGCAACACAGCGACGCCGACTTATCTGGCGAAAGAGGCGCAACGTCTGGCGCGCGCGCACAAGATGACCTGCAAGATTCTCAAACAGAAGGATATGGAAAAACTGGGCATGGGTTCCCTGCTCGGCGTCAGCCGCGGCAGTAACGAGCCGCCCGCATTCATCATTCTCGAACACTGGGGCGCGGGCAAATCCAAGGCCCCGACCCTTGTCGTCGGCAAGGGCGTGACCTTTGACACCGGCGGCATCTCGCTCAAACCGGGCGCGAGCATGGACGAAATGAAAATGGACATGATGGGCGGCGCCGCGACCATCGGCCTCATGCAGGCGGTCGCCAGTCTCAACCTGAAATGCAACGTTGTCGGCATCGTTCCCGCCGTCGAGAACATGCCCGACGGACTCGCCATCAAACCCGGCGATATTCTCAAATCCATGTCGGGCAAAACCATTGAAGTGCTCAACACCGACGCCGAGGGCCGTTTGATTCTGGCCGACGCCTTGACCTACGCGACGACGAAATACAAGCCGCGCGCGGTGGTCGATATGGCGACTTTGACCGGAGCGGTTCTGATGGCTCTCGGACATCACGCCGCCGCGGTTGTGGACACAGACGCCGCGCTGGCTCAGGAATTGATCGACAGCGGCGAACGCACCGGCGAGCGCGCCTGGCGCATGCCACTCTGGGACGAATATGAAAAGGGCGTGAAAAGCGACATCGCCGATTTGAAGAACATCGCATCGCCCGGAGTCGGCGCGGGTACGATTCTCGGCGGAGCCTTCCTCAAGCAATTCGTCGAAGGCGACGTTCCCTGGGCGCATCTGGACATTGCCGGAGTCGCCTGGGGCGACGGCAAGCCTTACAATCCCAGCAAAGGCCCCTCCGGTTTCGGCGTGCGCCTGCTTGTCGATTATCTGGAACATCTCAAAGACTGA
- a CDS encoding DUF721 domain-containing protein, whose amino-acid sequence MNRGKKKQTGWTPLGKVLATALSMETLNQTEPVEWCIFQWPQVVGPEIAKISHVSALSGATLKIVLVEPEWLAPLKALETRLVEDMNLKAGKEFLNHIRFKVETRHAALCAEPERKTAKQ is encoded by the coding sequence ATGAACAGGGGCAAAAAAAAGCAAACGGGCTGGACGCCCCTTGGAAAGGTTCTTGCGACAGCGCTGAGCATGGAAACTCTCAATCAGACGGAACCCGTGGAATGGTGCATCTTCCAATGGCCGCAAGTCGTCGGCCCGGAAATCGCTAAAATTTCTCATGTCAGCGCCCTCTCCGGCGCGACTTTGAAAATCGTTCTGGTTGAGCCGGAATGGCTGGCGCCGTTGAAAGCCCTGGAAACCCGTCTGGTTGAAGACATGAACCTGAAGGCTGGCAAAGAGTTTTTAAATCATATTCGGTTTAAAGTTGAAACCCGGCATGCCGCTCTGTGCGCCGAACCCGAAAGAAAGACCGCTAAACAATAA
- a CDS encoding 50S ribosomal protein L25, protein MSTAVLSGKVRETKGKSTARAARRENMLPGVIYGLKDNVSFLVTEKELRKILMREGRNTLIDLSLEGDSQPGRKVVLKEHQTHPLKDNWQHVDFYEVDMEKKITVKIPIILIGHSPGEKQDGRVNHIMKDLEVECLPGNIIDKVEINMPDVVLGQVIHLSDLKLPNTITVLEEEDLPIVSVLLEKEKAEKAEGEEEEGEEAKAEPAGEDKEKAK, encoded by the coding sequence ATGTCCACAGCAGTATTGAGCGGTAAAGTCAGAGAAACTAAAGGTAAGTCCACGGCCCGCGCGGCCCGTCGGGAAAATATGCTTCCGGGCGTCATCTACGGCCTGAAAGACAACGTGTCTTTTCTCGTCACTGAAAAAGAATTGCGCAAAATCCTGATGCGGGAAGGTCGCAACACACTGATCGACCTGAGCCTCGAAGGCGATTCCCAACCCGGCCGCAAAGTGGTTCTGAAGGAGCACCAAACGCATCCCCTGAAAGACAACTGGCAACACGTTGATTTTTACGAAGTCGATATGGAGAAAAAGATCACGGTCAAAATCCCGATCATTCTCATCGGACATTCTCCGGGAGAAAAGCAGGACGGTCGCGTCAACCACATCATGAAGGATCTGGAAGTGGAATGTTTGCCAGGTAATATCATCGACAAGGTAGAGATCAATATGCCCGACGTGGTTCTGGGTCAGGTGATTCATCTGTCGGATCTCAAACTGCCGAACACGATCACCGTGCTGGAAGAGGAAGACCTGCCGATCGTCAGCGTCTTGTTAGAAAAAGAGAAAGCAGAAAAAGCGGAAGGCGAAGAGGAAGAAGGCGAGGAAGCCAAAGCAGAACCGGCGGGAGAAGACAAAGAAAAAGCCAAATAA
- a CDS encoding aminoacyl-tRNA hydrolase — translation MFLVLGLGNPGPQYHFTRHNIGFLAADFIAEKHGLSLKQHDCRALYGAGKVNGIPVLLAKPMTYMNESGLAAKALLNKFNIPLEKLVVLHDEIDLPFGKIKLKQSGGDAGQKGVRSIIQRLAENRFTRIRLGVGRPPHRDDIADYVLSPFEDGETDTLNEVIEQAASKLESALKELDQPSNQTEESSGC, via the coding sequence GTGTTTCTTGTGTTGGGCCTGGGGAACCCCGGCCCTCAATACCATTTCACCCGTCACAATATCGGCTTTCTTGCCGCCGACTTTATCGCCGAGAAACATGGTCTCAGTCTCAAACAACACGACTGTCGCGCTTTGTATGGCGCGGGCAAGGTGAACGGCATCCCCGTTCTGCTTGCCAAACCGATGACCTATATGAATGAAAGCGGCCTGGCCGCCAAGGCGTTACTGAACAAGTTCAACATCCCTCTCGAAAAGCTGGTCGTTTTGCATGATGAAATCGATCTTCCTTTTGGCAAGATCAAACTCAAGCAATCCGGCGGCGACGCGGGACAAAAAGGGGTTCGATCCATCATCCAGCGCCTGGCTGAAAACCGCTTCACACGCATTCGTCTTGGCGTTGGCCGACCGCCGCACCGGGACGACATCGCCGATTATGTACTGTCTCCATTCGAAGATGGAGAGACCGATACGTTAAACGAAGTTATAGAGCAGGCGGCGTCAAAACTGGAATCCGCCCTCAAGGAACTTGATCAACCTAGCAATCAAACAGAGGAGTCATCAGGATGTTAA
- a CDS encoding tetratricopeptide repeat protein has protein sequence MKTSFNNSKLYKFTRAALLPLSMIAAAGCAMTPLSSPSMTDGPIDLNDSVAVQKVEGMKNHWGGPSIGDPRAYYHYLMALKAEQTNRFEDAAAHYGAAAKFEPKKLLFHKKVITHKLRLGNLVDMIETCEAALANFPNDSELNMRMGDAQFVQGNHEAALDYYQRSYENNAHQYRAFLLRGIVFELLKQNKSAIEMFKQATLSSPFDSISAYHLGRAQMLQRNFEEAVQNLEKSVTLRPNFVQARDYLAWSLEQLGRTKEALNEYQMILKLDPANHSIRQRIAEMHERSNIFTRRLPDVDMMLSELVEAPFPFIKMGVIHYDRADYDKALEEFQWARGRKESNEILIILSRVFESMERVDLSIETFEILRRQSPPTVRTLLYLARLYNMNGQEERAVELLAEAVAMEPDNDSLHHSLALANMTLKKYDLAIANMKEAIRINGEKDSYHFEFGALLERAGRFNDAIGSMKRAIELNPLHSNAHNFLGYMYAVKGEYLDKALEHLQKAISIQPRNGYFLDSLGWIYYKKGEPQRALAEIKKAMVYAPPDPVLYSHLGDVQYSLKNYEQAMKAWKTSLSLFHANKHDAEGEMPDADELVNKIKQVTELLDKSL, from the coding sequence ATGAAAACATCATTCAACAATTCGAAATTATACAAATTCACGCGCGCGGCGCTCCTGCCTTTGAGCATGATTGCCGCCGCCGGTTGCGCCATGACGCCTCTGTCCTCTCCGTCGATGACCGATGGCCCGATTGATTTGAATGACTCCGTCGCCGTCCAAAAAGTGGAAGGCATGAAAAATCACTGGGGCGGACCGAGTATCGGCGACCCGCGAGCTTATTACCATTATCTCATGGCTCTCAAAGCGGAGCAGACCAATCGCTTTGAAGACGCCGCCGCTCATTATGGAGCCGCCGCCAAATTCGAACCGAAGAAATTACTGTTCCACAAGAAAGTCATCACCCACAAGCTGAGGCTTGGGAACCTGGTCGACATGATTGAAACCTGCGAAGCGGCGCTGGCCAATTTTCCCAACGACTCCGAGTTGAACATGCGCATGGGCGACGCCCAATTCGTACAGGGCAATCACGAAGCCGCACTCGACTACTATCAGCGATCCTACGAAAACAACGCCCACCAGTACCGCGCTTTTTTGCTTCGCGGCATCGTATTCGAGCTACTGAAACAAAATAAAAGCGCGATCGAAATGTTCAAGCAAGCGACGCTGTCTTCTCCATTCGACTCGATCAGCGCCTACCACCTCGGTCGCGCGCAGATGTTGCAACGAAATTTTGAAGAAGCGGTTCAAAATCTGGAAAAGTCGGTGACTTTGCGACCCAATTTTGTTCAGGCCAGGGATTATCTCGCCTGGTCTCTCGAACAACTGGGGCGCACCAAGGAAGCGCTCAATGAATACCAGATGATCCTGAAACTCGACCCGGCCAATCACTCCATCCGCCAACGCATTGCGGAGATGCACGAACGTTCCAACATCTTCACGCGACGCCTTCCCGACGTCGACATGATGTTGTCTGAATTGGTCGAGGCGCCCTTCCCCTTTATTAAAATGGGCGTCATCCATTATGACCGGGCAGACTACGACAAGGCCCTGGAAGAATTCCAATGGGCGCGCGGGCGCAAGGAAAGCAATGAAATTCTTATCATCCTCTCCCGAGTTTTTGAATCCATGGAACGCGTCGATCTGTCCATAGAAACCTTCGAAATCCTGCGTCGGCAATCGCCGCCAACGGTGCGCACGCTCCTTTATCTGGCGCGCCTCTATAATATGAACGGGCAGGAAGAGAGAGCGGTCGAACTGCTCGCCGAAGCGGTCGCCATGGAACCCGACAACGACAGCCTGCACCACTCGCTGGCGCTCGCCAACATGACCCTGAAAAAATACGATCTGGCCATCGCCAATATGAAGGAAGCCATCCGAATCAACGGCGAGAAAGATTCTTACCATTTCGAATTCGGAGCCTTGCTGGAACGCGCAGGACGTTTTAACGATGCGATCGGCAGTATGAAACGAGCGATCGAACTCAATCCGCTTCATTCCAACGCGCATAATTTTCTCGGCTACATGTACGCGGTCAAAGGCGAATATCTCGACAAGGCGCTGGAGCACCTGCAGAAAGCCATCTCGATCCAGCCGCGCAACGGTTATTTTCTCGACAGCCTGGGCTGGATTTATTACAAAAAGGGCGAACCGCAACGCGCGCTTGCCGAAATCAAAAAAGCAATGGTCTACGCGCCGCCGGACCCCGTCCTCTACAGCCATTTGGGCGACGTCCAGTATTCTTTGAAAAATTACGAGCAGGCGATGAAAGCCTGGAAAACCAGCCTGTCCCTGTTCCATGCCAACAAGCATGACGCCGAAGGCGAAATGCCCGACGCCGACGAACTTGTCAATAAAATCAAACAAGTGACTGAACTGCTGGATAAAAGCCTTTGA
- the ispE gene encoding 4-(cytidine 5'-diphospho)-2-C-methyl-D-erythritol kinase yields MRLKFKTPAKINLGLKILRKRDDGFHELETIFQMVDWFDDIELSPLEQGIELECNTPEIPTDASNLVFKAALLLKEAYPDTPGVHIKLIKSIPSGAGLAGGSGNAAGTLLALNRMWDLRLTPAQLQPFAEKLGSDVPFFLHSPCALGCGRGEKLTTLQAPKKFKVLLVSPNFSIPTGSVYSRLNLKLTTDQNHISILQKFISNADLPGLGARLFNDLECVVVESHRIIGEIKEEMRRLGACGSLLSGSGSTVFAIFDNAQTAQTALESFPKGAWNVRLSESVEHFSEFLPDEILNYP; encoded by the coding sequence ATGCGCCTCAAATTCAAGACCCCGGCTAAAATCAATCTGGGATTAAAAATCCTGAGAAAACGCGACGATGGATTTCACGAACTGGAAACGATCTTTCAGATGGTGGACTGGTTCGACGATATCGAACTCTCGCCGCTTGAACAGGGCATTGAGCTGGAATGCAATACGCCAGAAATCCCGACCGACGCAAGCAATCTCGTTTTTAAAGCCGCCTTGCTGTTGAAGGAAGCCTATCCCGACACGCCGGGCGTGCATATCAAGCTCATCAAATCGATACCGTCCGGCGCCGGGCTGGCTGGAGGTAGCGGCAACGCCGCCGGAACGCTACTGGCGCTGAACCGGATGTGGGATCTGCGCCTGACCCCGGCGCAATTGCAACCTTTCGCCGAAAAACTGGGGTCCGATGTGCCCTTTTTCCTACATTCACCCTGCGCGCTGGGATGCGGTCGCGGAGAAAAGCTGACAACCTTACAAGCTCCTAAAAAATTTAAGGTTTTGCTTGTCTCCCCCAATTTTTCCATTCCTACCGGGAGCGTGTACAGCCGTCTAAATTTGAAGTTGACAACAGACCAAAATCATATTAGCATTTTGCAAAAATTTATATCCAACGCCGATCTGCCGGGCTTGGGCGCCCGGTTATTCAACGACTTGGAATGCGTGGTCGTCGAGAGCCATCGAATCATTGGGGAAATCAAAGAAGAAATGAGGCGATTGGGCGCGTGCGGTTCCCTTTTGTCCGGGAGCGGCTCCACTGTTTTTGCGATTTTTGACAACGCTCAAACCGCTCAAACAGCGCTCGAATCTTTCCCCAAAGGAGCATGGAACGTACGCCTGAGCGAAAGCGTTGAGCATTTTTCTGAATTTTTACCAGATGAAATATTGAATTACCCTTAA
- a CDS encoding ribose-phosphate pyrophosphokinase, which yields MSNANGRPLVFSGRANRELTADICKYMKIPIGQATIKDFSDREIFVRIEENVRGADVFIIQSTCYPGNTNLMELLIMMDAFRRSSAKRITAVLPYYGYARQDRKTEPRVPITSKLIADLLQSAGADRVLTVDLHAGQIQGFFNIPVDHLYAVNVLIQYIQGLDLKDLVVISPDAGGVERARAYAKRLGAPIAIIDKRREAANIAKAMNIIGDVKGQRALIVDDMIDTGGTLMEATDALLNAGALEVHACCTHPVLSGPAGERIQNSPIKSVIATNTIPLNDDLKKIEKIKILSVASLLGEAILRINCESSVSSLFD from the coding sequence ATGAGCAATGCGAACGGAAGACCCCTGGTTTTCTCTGGGAGGGCTAACAGGGAACTTACGGCGGACATCTGTAAATACATGAAAATCCCGATCGGGCAGGCAACGATCAAGGATTTTTCTGATCGTGAAATTTTCGTCCGCATAGAAGAAAACGTTCGCGGAGCCGACGTCTTCATCATCCAGTCCACATGTTACCCCGGTAACACGAATCTGATGGAACTGTTGATCATGATGGACGCGTTTCGTCGCTCTTCAGCAAAACGCATCACCGCCGTACTGCCTTACTACGGCTACGCGCGTCAAGATCGAAAGACTGAGCCGCGGGTGCCCATCACCTCCAAGCTGATCGCCGACCTCTTGCAGTCTGCAGGAGCGGATCGCGTGTTGACGGTTGATTTGCACGCAGGTCAGATTCAGGGATTTTTCAATATCCCCGTCGATCATTTGTACGCAGTCAACGTTTTGATCCAGTACATTCAAGGACTGGATCTGAAAGACCTGGTGGTCATTTCTCCCGACGCCGGCGGCGTTGAACGCGCGCGGGCTTACGCCAAACGGCTGGGCGCGCCAATCGCTATCATTGATAAACGCCGCGAAGCGGCAAACATCGCCAAGGCGATGAATATCATTGGAGATGTTAAAGGACAGAGAGCATTGATCGTCGACGATATGATCGACACCGGCGGTACGCTGATGGAAGCCACCGACGCCCTCCTGAACGCAGGCGCGCTTGAAGTGCACGCCTGTTGCACGCACCCCGTGCTTTCAGGCCCGGCGGGCGAACGCATTCAAAATTCGCCCATCAAATCGGTGATCGCGACCAACACCATTCCGCTGAACGATGACTTAAAGAAAATAGAGAAAATTAAAATATTATCCGTCGCTTCCCTTCTCGGCGAAGCCATCTTGAGGATCAATTGCGAATCGTCCGTCAGTTCTTTATTCGACTGA
- a CDS encoding SpoIIE family protein phosphatase encodes MNDAPYSMSEFARLQERVRQLETCYRITSLLNSELNLTHLLDTIMNIAKKVMKADACSLLLKDEDTGDLVFQVALSDVRDTIMTMNRVKLGEGIAGSVAASGEALIIKDAYEHPSFNPAFDKKTGFTTGSILCSPLKNKEDVIGVCQVIHNRDKGQVFSQPDLELFQMFCDSATLAIQNAKMHHILMENQRFERDMDFAKSVQESFLPAKAPERPGFRFAGKTAPARVVGGDFYDFFELDEQRLGVVVGDVSGKGVPAALQMARLMSDFRYLSQLDSHCGNVLSAVNKAMCERSHRGMFTTVLYMVFDVKANSLRVANGGHHSLMVRDSQGGIREMAPASGPPLGILSVSSYQEETCAIQSGDWFLSYTDGLTEPKNPSNEEFGIERVKTIFKEWTGSPEGLLEKIESEIDVFTEGAPPFDDLTCVVCQAL; translated from the coding sequence ATGAATGATGCCCCGTATTCCATGTCGGAGTTTGCGCGCCTGCAGGAACGGGTGCGCCAGCTTGAAACCTGTTACCGAATCACCTCCCTTCTCAATTCTGAACTGAACCTGACGCATCTGCTGGATACCATCATGAACATCGCCAAAAAGGTGATGAAGGCGGACGCTTGCAGTCTGCTTCTGAAAGATGAGGATACGGGAGACCTGGTGTTTCAGGTGGCCTTGAGCGATGTGCGCGATACGATCATGACCATGAACCGGGTCAAGCTGGGCGAGGGGATCGCGGGTTCCGTAGCGGCTTCGGGCGAGGCTCTTATCATTAAAGACGCGTACGAGCATCCCAGTTTCAACCCGGCCTTTGATAAAAAAACCGGGTTCACGACCGGCTCGATTTTGTGTTCGCCCTTGAAAAACAAAGAGGATGTGATCGGCGTGTGTCAGGTGATTCATAACCGCGACAAGGGGCAAGTGTTCAGCCAGCCGGACCTGGAGTTGTTCCAGATGTTTTGCGATAGCGCGACTCTGGCGATTCAAAATGCGAAGATGCATCACATCCTGATGGAGAACCAGCGTTTCGAACGCGATATGGATTTCGCCAAATCGGTGCAGGAAAGTTTTCTGCCGGCGAAAGCGCCGGAACGACCGGGTTTTCGCTTCGCCGGAAAGACCGCGCCTGCGCGCGTGGTGGGCGGCGATTTTTACGATTTCTTCGAACTGGACGAGCAACGTCTGGGCGTGGTGGTGGGCGACGTGTCGGGCAAGGGCGTTCCCGCGGCTCTGCAAATGGCGCGGCTGATGAGCGATTTCCGCTACCTGTCGCAACTCGATTCGCATTGCGGCAATGTGCTGTCCGCCGTCAACAAGGCCATGTGCGAGCGTTCGCATCGCGGCATGTTCACCACGGTTCTTTATATGGTTTTCGACGTGAAGGCTAATAGCTTGCGCGTCGCCAACGGCGGGCATCATTCGCTCATGGTTCGCGATAGCCAGGGCGGGATTCGCGAGATGGCTCCGGCCAGCGGGCCGCCTCTGGGCATTCTTTCTGTATCGTCTTATCAGGAAGAGACTTGCGCGATTCAGTCGGGAGACTGGTTTCTGTCTTACACGGATGGTTTGACCGAGCCGAAAAATCCCTCGAATGAGGAGTTCGGCATTGAGCGGGTCAAAACAATTTTCAAAGAATGGACGGGCTCGCCTGAAGGCCTGCTGGAAAAAATCGAGTCGGAGATTGATGTTTTCACCGAGGGCGCTCCGCCTTTCGACGATTTGACCTGCGTTGTTTGCCAGGCGCTATAG
- a CDS encoding DUF4292 domain-containing protein, whose protein sequence is MIAPDPCRHGSSDSGLRSRPSAGKTQRWAQALLLGVLACGLVSCQSLSPITPTPEIKENLQPEFLLNHLINRQTGIHTVRSFLKTAITRRGERRSFKQALLASDDASMRLDTLGMFNQVLGVLIHRNGKTSLFDAKNDRSYVDLEALEVMEKIVGSRLDMNEFSSVLLSRAPRLESLKAEQASLNEDQTHYQLTSYDSAREETVEITIDAATLLPVRLVRHRKDFVVYELRWDNYKKINNQYFPQSITLARPYLKETVSLDYDDPILNGEIEEEFFNPPAGATPPPLS, encoded by the coding sequence TTGATCGCGCCCGACCCTTGCCGTCATGGTTCGAGCGACTCGGGATTGCGTTCGCGCCCCAGCGCCGGTAAGACACAACGCTGGGCGCAAGCCCTGCTCCTTGGCGTTTTGGCCTGCGGACTGGTTTCCTGCCAGTCCTTGTCGCCGATAACGCCGACGCCCGAAATCAAGGAAAACCTGCAACCGGAATTTTTGCTGAACCACCTCATCAACCGGCAAACCGGCATCCACACCGTCCGATCCTTTTTAAAAACCGCCATCACCCGTCGCGGCGAACGCCGTTCTTTCAAACAAGCTCTGCTGGCGAGCGACGACGCTTCGATGCGACTCGACACACTCGGCATGTTCAACCAGGTTCTCGGCGTGCTGATCCACAGAAACGGCAAAACCTCCCTCTTCGACGCCAAAAACGACCGTTCCTACGTTGATTTGGAAGCCCTTGAAGTCATGGAAAAAATCGTCGGTTCCCGACTGGACATGAATGAATTCTCCAGTGTTCTCCTCAGTCGCGCGCCGCGACTCGAATCGCTGAAAGCCGAGCAGGCCAGCCTCAACGAAGACCAGACGCATTATCAGCTGACGAGTTACGACAGCGCGAGGGAAGAAACCGTAGAAATCACTATCGACGCCGCAACCCTCCTGCCTGTACGGCTGGTGCGTCACAGAAAAGACTTTGTCGTGTATGAACTGCGCTGGGACAATTATAAAAAAATAAACAACCAGTATTTCCCACAGTCCATCACCCTGGCGCGCCCCTATCTTAAGGAAACCGTCTCGTTGGACTACGACGATCCCATTCTCAACGGAGAGATTGAAGAAGAATTTTTCAATCCACCCGCAGGCGCGACGCCCCCTCCGCTGAGTTGA